In one window of Heptranchias perlo isolate sHepPer1 chromosome 4, sHepPer1.hap1, whole genome shotgun sequence DNA:
- the LOC137320711 gene encoding PRELI domain-containing protein 1, mitochondrial-like → MVKYFFDLTTLKSSWDQVASAVWQRYPNPFSKHVLTEDVIYREVTSDNKLFSRRLFTKTNRLPRWGEMIFPTNLSQSVFVIEDSIVDLQNRTFTTLTWNVNHTRLMLVEEKCIYHTNQENPTWTQVQREAWVTSNVFGFSRAIQEFGLARFKRNQIKATEGFEYILANLQGELPNKTLKETAKGATEKAKETALAATEKAKDLASKAAPQKSKQFV, encoded by the exons ATGGTAAAGTACTTCTTCGATTTAACCACTCTCAAGAGCTCATGGGACCAGGTTGCCTCGGCAGTGTGGCAGCGATATCCAAACCCCTTCAG CAAACACGTATTAACTGAAGATGTGATTTACCGTGAGGTGACCTCTGACAACAAGCTGTTTTCTAGACGTCTTTTTACGAAGACTAACCGCTTGCCCCGCTGGGGAGAGATGATCTTCCCCACTAACCTGTCGCAATCTGTCTTTGTTATCGAAGACTCCATAGTCGATCTTCAAAACCGAACGTTTACCACTTTAACGTGGAATGTTAACCACACGCGCCTCATG CTTGTAGAAGAAAAATGTATATATCATACGAATCAAGAAAATCCGACCTGGACCCAGGTACAGCGTGAGGCGTGGGTCACTTCAAATGTATTTGGCTTCTCACGAGCAATTCAG GAATTTGGTCTTGCCAGATTTAAAAGAAATCAGATAAAAGCAACAGAAGGATTTGAATATATACTTGCTAATTTACAAG GTGAGCTGCCAAATAAGACTTTAAAAGAAACAGCAAAAGGAGCTACTGAGAAGGCCAAGGAAACTGCACTGGCAGCCACAGAAAAGGCAAAGGATCTAGCCTCCAAAGCAGCACCTCAAAAGTCAAAACAGTTCGTCTGA